The following proteins are co-located in the Streptomyces sp. DT2A-34 genome:
- a CDS encoding ABC transporter permease — translation MSKLAEPPVEVADGYRAGRTLPVRVELVRQLKRRRTLVMGGILFALPIVLLVAFQVGGEPGQGNARTNLMDTATVSGANFAAVNLFASAGFLLVIPVALFCGDTVASEASWSSLRYLLAAPVPRGRLLWSKLAVGLSLSLAALVLLPVVALAVGTAAYGWGPLQLPTGGALDTGTAAQRLLIVVAYIMVSQLVTAALAFWLSTRTDAPLGAVGGAVFLTIIGNVLDEVTALGDWRHFLPAHWQYAWLDAVRPQLDWSDMIQGTSLSVTYALVLFALAFRGFARKDIVS, via the coding sequence ATGAGCAAGCTCGCCGAGCCGCCCGTCGAGGTCGCCGACGGCTACCGCGCGGGCCGCACCCTGCCCGTGCGGGTCGAGCTGGTCCGGCAGCTGAAGCGGCGCCGCACGCTCGTCATGGGCGGCATCCTGTTCGCCCTGCCGATCGTCCTGCTCGTCGCCTTCCAGGTGGGCGGCGAGCCGGGCCAGGGCAACGCCCGCACGAACCTCATGGACACGGCCACGGTGTCCGGGGCCAACTTCGCGGCCGTCAACCTCTTCGCCTCCGCGGGCTTCCTGCTCGTCATCCCCGTGGCGCTGTTCTGCGGGGACACGGTCGCCTCGGAGGCGAGCTGGTCGTCCCTGCGCTATCTGCTCGCGGCGCCCGTGCCCCGGGGCCGGCTGCTGTGGTCCAAGCTCGCCGTCGGACTGAGCCTCAGCCTGGCCGCGCTCGTCCTGCTCCCGGTCGTCGCCCTCGCCGTCGGCACGGCGGCCTACGGCTGGGGCCCGCTCCAGCTGCCCACCGGCGGCGCCCTGGACACCGGCACCGCGGCGCAGCGCCTGCTGATCGTCGTCGCCTACATCATGGTGTCCCAACTGGTCACCGCCGCCCTGGCGTTCTGGCTGTCGACCCGGACGGACGCACCGCTCGGCGCGGTCGGCGGCGCGGTGTTCCTGACCATCATCGGCAACGTCCTCGACGAGGTGACGGCCCTCGGCGACTGGCGCCACTTCCTGCCCGCGCACTGGCAGTACGCCTGGCTCGACGCCGTGCGGCCCCAACTGGACTGGTCCGACATGATCCAGGGCACGTCCCTGTCGGTAACGTACGCCCTCGTGCTGTTCGCGCTGGCCTTCCGCGGTTTCGCCCGCAAGGACATCGTGTCGTAG